In Candidatus Methylomirabilota bacterium, the sequence CAGGGCGGAGAGATCGTGCTGCTGAATCTTCAGGCGGAGAAACGGTTCGGATATCACCGTGATGAACTCGTAGGGCAGCCGGTAGAGAACATCATTCCGGAAGGCTTCGCCGAACGGCTGATCGCTGACGGTCTTCGATCCCCGGCCGACGCGCTGGCGCAGCAGATCGGCACGGGGATTGAGCTCACCGGACGGCGCAAGGATGGAAGCGAGTTTCCAATCGAGATCATGCTGAGCCCGTTGGAAAGCGCCGAAGGAATCCTGGTGACGGCGGCGATCCGCGACATCAGCGTGCGCAAGGATGCGGAAAAGCATTTGGCGCAGATGGAAGGCAGATACCGCGGGCTGCTGGAGGCGGCTCCGGATGCGATGGTGGTGGTGAACCAGGGCGGAGAGATCGTGCTGCTGAATCTTCAGGCGGAGAAGCAGTTCGGATACCGCCGCGATGAGCTCGTAGGGCAGCCGGTGAAGAACATCATTCCGGAAGGCTTCGCGGAACGGCTGATCGCGGACGGTACCCGAACCGCGGCCGACGCGCTGGCGCAGCAGATCGGTACGGGGATCGAGCTCACCGGACGGCGGAAGGATGGAAGCGAGTTTCCAATCGAGATCATGCTGAGCCCGTTGGAAAGCGCCGAAGGAATCCTGGTGACGGCGGCGATCCGCGACATCAGCGTGCGCACAAAAGCCGAAGCGCATCTTCTGCAGTCGGAACTGGAGGCGCAGGGACTGCGGAACGATCTCGCCCACGCCGGGCGCGTCGCGACCATCGGGGAGCTCACCACGTCGCTGGCTCATGA encodes:
- a CDS encoding PAS domain S-box protein, which gives rise to QGGEIVLLNLQAEKRFGYHRDELVGQPVENIIPEGFAERLIADGLRSPADALAQQIGTGIELTGRRKDGSEFPIEIMLSPLESAEGILVTAAIRDISVRKDAEKHLAQMEGRYRGLLEAAPDAMVVVNQGGEIVLLNLQAEKQFGYRRDELVGQPVKNIIPEGFAERLIADGTRTAADALAQQIGTGIELTGRRKDGSEFPIEIMLSPLESAEGILVTAAIRDISVRTKAEAHLLQSELEAQGLRNDLAHAGRVATIGELTTSLAHELNQPLTAILSNAQAGQRVLETAPVDLKEVGEILKDIVEDDKRAGEVIRRLRRLLTKGDPQMRTLDLNEALGEVARLVSGDAVVRGVSIRLELADGLPPVLGDRVQLQQVALNLVLNGMDAMREPGTRDRVLDLRTARAGARTVRVEVRDSGTGISEGDMGKIFQTFYTTKPDGMGMGLAITRSIVDVHGGRLEAHNNPDGGATFSFTLPIGHDGGHDGDHDGP